The Anaeromyxobacter sp. Fw109-5 genomic interval CAGCTCCGGCTCCAGCTCTGGCGCCGCGGCTCGCCGCGACCTGCGCGCCGCGGGAGCGGGCGCTGCCTTCGCCGCCCTCCCGGCGCTGCGCCGGGGGGGCGCCGGCTCGAGCTGGACGAGCTCGAGCTGCGCCTTCTCGGCCTTCGCCGCGGGCTTCCCCTTCCCCTTCGCCGCCGTCGCCTTCCGAGATGCCATTGCCGGGCTAACCTCGCGATATCGCCTGGGGCGGCTTTAGCACGGCGCGCCCACGCGCGCGAGAAAGCATCGGCGTGGCGGGCTCCTGACCGATCGCTCCGTTGACGGCGCCGCCCGGGTGGTTACGTACGAGGTCATGGCCTGGAACGAAGCGACGACGCCTCGCGGGATGCCGCGCGCCAGCGGCGGGTTCGGACGCAACTACGTCAAGACCGCCATGCTGATGGCCTTCCTCATCGCGATCCTCGCGATCGGCGGCCAGATGGTCGGCGGCACCGGCGGGATGCTCCTCTTCGGCGCCATCGGCCTCGTGTTCAACCTCCTGTCGTACTGGTTCTCGGACCGGATCGCGCTCATGGCGCATCGCGCCCAGCCGGTCACGCGCGAGCAGCTCCCCGACGTCTACGAGATCGTCGAGCGGCTCACGCGCAAGGCGGGCATCCCGATGCCCCGCGTGTTCGTCATCCCCTCCGCGACCCCCAACGCCTTCGCGACCGGCCGCAACCCGAGCCACTCCGCGGTGGCGGTGACGCAGGGCATCCTCGGGATCCTCGACAAGCGGCAGCTCGAGGGGGTCCTCGCGCACGAGCTCGCGCACGTGCGGAACCGCGACGTGCTCATCGCCACGATCGCCGCCGCGGTCGCGGGGCTCATCGCCTCGCTCGGCCACATGATCCAGTGGGGCGCCATCTTCGGCGGCTTCGGCGGCCGCTCCGACGACGAGCGCGGCAACGTCTTCGCGGCGCTCGCCTGGGCGCTGCTCGCGCCCATCATCGCCCTGATCGTGCAGCTCGCGGTGTCTCGCTCGCGCGAGTTCGGCGCGGACGCGTCGGGCGCGGAGCTGACCGGCGACCCCGACGCCCTGGCGGAGGCGCTCCTCGCGCTCGAGCGCGGCAACGAGGTCCGGCCCTACGCCTACGGCGGCCCGGCCACGGCGCACCTGTTCATCGTGAACCCGTTCCGCGGCGCGGGCGGGAAGATGCTCCAGCTCTTCTCGACGCACCCGCCCATCGAGGCGCGCGTGGAGCGGCTGAGGCAGATGCGCCGCGGCGTCCGCTACGGGTAGCGCGGCGCACGATCTCGGGCCTGCGACGGGGGTGCTCGCTCCTTCCGGCTGCGGCGTACGAAAGCAGTACGCCTCGCCGGGCGTCGCTGCGCTTCCCCGTCTCGGCTCCGATTTCGTGCGCCTCGTGAACGCCTGCGCTCCGACGCGCGCTACAGACCGCTCG includes:
- a CDS encoding zinc metalloprotease HtpX, with protein sequence MAWNEATTPRGMPRASGGFGRNYVKTAMLMAFLIAILAIGGQMVGGTGGMLLFGAIGLVFNLLSYWFSDRIALMAHRAQPVTREQLPDVYEIVERLTRKAGIPMPRVFVIPSATPNAFATGRNPSHSAVAVTQGILGILDKRQLEGVLAHELAHVRNRDVLIATIAAAVAGLIASLGHMIQWGAIFGGFGGRSDDERGNVFAALAWALLAPIIALIVQLAVSRSREFGADASGAELTGDPDALAEALLALERGNEVRPYAYGGPATAHLFIVNPFRGAGGKMLQLFSTHPPIEARVERLRQMRRGVRYG